In Clostridium sp., one DNA window encodes the following:
- a CDS encoding cell wall-binding repeat-containing protein translates to MYIAVCGTILGYNYTTTTPEKVEAYTGSNPSYTDVLSLAPVSCGFDAPIVLVKSDVTKISNTPGLQEYLNKYVPKDLSDNRYSTYVAGNINYSLYEKLPRSESGGKSSDIDHDKYLSNLVINKTFTNIIDTSTFIVANGQNFPDALGGAALAGKLQAPILFTGTDMRKTYTFNIPYSGGIMADKETASEAERVLIYPYIERQVQEKVSISSEVPQ, encoded by the coding sequence ATGTATATAGCAGTTTGTGGAACAATTCTAGGATATAATTATACAACAACCACACCGGAGAAAGTAGAAGCCTACACTGGTAGCAACCCAAGTTACACAGATGTCCTTTCCCTAGCACCGGTATCATGTGGATTTGACGCACCAATAGTTCTAGTCAAGTCAGATGTAACCAAAATATCTAATACACCAGGATTGCAGGAATACCTTAATAAGTATGTGCCAAAAGACCTTAGCGACAATAGATATTCGACATACGTGGCAGGAAACATAAACTATAGTTTGTATGAGAAATTGCCAAGGTCTGAATCAGGCGGTAAGAGCAGTGATATAGACCATGATAAGTATTTGAGCAACTTGGTTATAAATAAAACTTTTACAAATATAATTGATACATCGACCTTCATAGTAGCCAACGGACAAAACTTCCCAGATGCCCTCGGCGGAGCAGCCCTAGCAGGAAAACTACAGGCACCAATTCTTTTTACTGGAACAGACATGAGAAAAACCTATACATTCAATATACCATATAGTGGTGGTATTATGGCAGACAAAGAAACTGCCAGTGAAGCAGAGAGAGTCCTTATTTATCCATATATAGAGAGACAGGTGCAGGAAAAGGTGTCTATAAGCTCGGAGGTACCGCAGTAG
- a CDS encoding tyrosine-type recombinase/integrase: MMNLYPATYSKQAIYNENNEVTGYVKTLADTKNDEVRSVPIPKKLFSLLKFKYKEFLKEKVKNPKKYKKMDLVFCNKGGDFLNDKTPLRAVKKIYKELNISSDLTFHSLRHTYATRLYEQNGDLNVIQALLGHIDIDTTRKTYVHVSEERKKEATSLLDNFLD; the protein is encoded by the coding sequence ATGATGAATTTATATCCTGCAACTTATAGTAAACAAGCTATATATAACGAAAATAACGAAGTTACCGGTTATGTAAAAACTCTTGCAGATACCAAAAATGATGAAGTGCGATCTGTACCAATTCCTAAAAAATTGTTTAGTTTATTAAAGTTCAAATATAAAGAATTTTTAAAAGAGAAAGTTAAAAATCCTAAAAAATATAAAAAAATGGATCTAGTATTTTGCAATAAGGGTGGAGATTTTTTAAATGACAAGACTCCTCTCAGAGCAGTAAAAAAAATATATAAAGAATTAAATATATCTAGTGATTTGACTTTCCATAGTTTAAGACATACATATGCAACTAGGCTCTATGAACAAAATGGTGACTTAAATGTAATTCAAGCCTTACTTGGACATATAGACATAGATACTACGCGAAAAACTTATGTTCATGTATCTGAAGAACGAAAAAAAGAAGCAACCAGTTTACTGGATAACTTCCTTGATTGA
- a CDS encoding flavoprotein has translation MLEKVQIEIITVPSCSFKEKIRITRRFERRYHIDDLAGDAVCGVLYIERKLLNE, from the coding sequence ATGCTTGAGAAAGTTCAAATTGAGATAATCACAGTACCCTCTTGTAGTTTTAAAGAGAAAATCAGGATTACCAGAAGATTCGAGAGAAGATACCACATAGATGATTTGGCAGGAGATGCAGTGTGCGGAGTTTTGTATATCGAGAGGAAGTTGCTAAATGAATGA
- a CDS encoding type II toxin-antitoxin system HicB family antitoxin, translating into MNLNYKIEIIKDEEGGYVLKYPELKGCITCADTIDEGINLLNDAKRNWLEAAFEDGIFIPEPLEEENFSGQFKLRMPKSLHKELMERSKNEGISMN; encoded by the coding sequence ATGAATCTTAACTATAAAATTGAAATTATAAAAGATGAAGAGGGTGGATATGTATTAAAATATCCAGAATTAAAAGGATGCATTACTTGTGCAGATACAATTGACGAAGGGATAAATCTCTTAAATGATGCAAAAAGAAATTGGCTTGAAGCAGCGTTTGAAGATGGAATATTCATACCAGAACCATTGGAGGAAGAAAATTTCTCAGGACAGTTTAAATTAAGAATGCCTAAATCACTTCATAAAGAATTAATGGAGAGATCTAAAAATGAGGGTATAAGTATGAACTAA
- a CDS encoding DNRLRE domain-containing protein — protein sequence MIPASNSLTVTDKISNGNIHSYKLTVGCDGQFEYYSLLYFNIASLPNNITVDKAELVLFKCDGFHNNKNVEFTISPIYDYFSIYTTYSRIPSFNNFSQAKFCPMTSKAAIVIDITHIVSSWIENISSNKGIIIYNIWNNCMASFGSELAKEQQMVPFITIKAKHKKCTLPPENKKSHCDYNFHLALQIINNCNTGTSPIPPDSSLVEVTVTGTVASQSTFVAMIEVIVTRSSGTIDKYYVSDEYVNPSREPLNINKTYSIPVVPPLAPGDTVTRANVYGSYKDS from the coding sequence ATGATTCCAGCAAGTAACAGCCTTACAGTGACAGATAAAATTTCAAATGGCAATATTCATAGTTACAAGTTAACAGTAGGATGTGACGGTCAGTTTGAATATTATAGTTTACTTTATTTCAACATTGCTTCATTACCAAATAATATTACAGTAGACAAGGCTGAATTAGTACTATTTAAATGCGATGGTTTTCACAATAATAAAAATGTTGAATTTACAATCTCTCCAATATATGATTATTTCAGCATATACACCACCTATTCAAGAATTCCCTCATTCAATAATTTTAGCCAGGCCAAATTCTGCCCAATGACATCAAAGGCAGCAATTGTCATAGATATAACACATATAGTTTCTTCATGGATTGAAAATATCTCATCTAACAAGGGTATAATAATCTATAACATATGGAATAATTGTATGGCAAGTTTTGGATCGGAACTTGCAAAAGAACAACAGATGGTCCCGTTTATAACTATAAAGGCCAAACATAAAAAGTGCACCTTGCCACCTGAAAACAAAAAATCTCACTGTGATTATAATTTTCATCTGGCACTACAAATAATTAACAACTGCAATACAGGCACTTCCCCAATTCCTCCAGATTCAAGCCTTGTAGAAGTTACAGTAACAGGAACAGTTGCCAGCCAGTCCACCTTTGTGGCAATGATAGAAGTAATTGTAACTCGAAGTAGTGGCACAATAGACAAATATTATGTTTCAGATGAATACGTGAATCCATCCCGTGAACCTCTTAACATAAACAAAACATACTCAATTCCTGTAGTACCACCACTTGCTCCCGGCGATACTGTAACCAGAGCCAACGTTTATGGTTCCTACAAAGATTCTTAA
- a CDS encoding helix-turn-helix transcriptional regulator: protein MLDNTALTPQEVAEMLKIAKNTVYELIKRGELNGYKVGKKIRVDLKDVENYKNKTKNTKSIQFNPVKNDSLEYIDIFSQQNIVNNNNDFIICGQDVLLDILSRYIELYSPNIRTFRSYVGSYNGLLALYLGKIQVATAHLWDGESGQYNIPFVRRLIPGIPTVIIHLACRMQGFYVLKGNPKKIQSWDDLKRPDLTIINREKGCGTRILLDEHLRLLNIDGKSINGYNRECFSHLAVASTVARGGADLAIGNEKTSLQVKNVDFIPLQKERYELVIKKEDIDKSPFKTIIDIIRSDEFKSELLGIGGYDLTETGNIIAEL from the coding sequence ATGTTAGATAATACAGCTTTAACTCCACAAGAAGTAGCTGAAATGCTTAAAATAGCTAAAAATACAGTTTATGAATTAATTAAAAGAGGCGAATTAAATGGGTACAAAGTCGGTAAAAAAATAAGAGTAGACTTAAAGGATGTGGAAAATTATAAAAATAAAACTAAAAATACCAAGTCCATTCAATTTAATCCCGTCAAAAATGACAGTCTGGAATATATAGATATTTTTTCCCAGCAGAATATTGTCAATAACAATAATGATTTTATAATATGCGGTCAGGATGTACTTCTCGATATTTTGTCAAGATATATAGAACTTTACTCCCCAAATATTAGAACTTTTCGTTCATATGTAGGAAGCTACAATGGACTATTGGCTCTCTATCTTGGTAAAATACAGGTGGCTACAGCCCATTTATGGGATGGAGAATCCGGACAATACAATATTCCTTTTGTAAGAAGGTTGATTCCCGGTATTCCCACAGTAATAATTCATTTAGCCTGTAGAATGCAGGGATTTTATGTTCTTAAAGGAAACCCTAAAAAAATTCAGAGCTGGGATGATTTAAAAAGGCCTGACTTAACTATAATAAACAGGGAAAAAGGATGCGGCACCCGAATTTTATTGGATGAACATCTTCGTCTACTTAATATAGATGGAAAATCCATAAATGGATACAACCGGGAATGCTTTTCTCATCTTGCTGTAGCAAGCACTGTGGCAAGAGGCGGTGCAGATTTAGCCATAGGCAATGAAAAAACAAGTCTTCAAGTCAAGAATGTAGATTTCATACCTCTTCAAAAAGAAAGATATGAACTGGTCATAAAAAAAGAAGATATAGATAAATCTCCATTCAAAACAATAATAGATATAATACGTTCCGATGAATTCAAATCCGAGTTACTAGGAATAGGTGGTTATGATTTAACGGAAACAGGCAACATCATAGCTGAATTATGA
- the nifH gene encoding nitrogenase iron protein — protein MRQVAIYGKGGIGKSTTTQNLTSGLAEMGKHIMVVGCDPKADSTRLLLGGLAQKTVLDTLREEGEDVDLESILKTGFEGIKCVESGGPEPGVGCAGRGIITSINMLEQLGAYTDDLDYVFYDVLGDVVCGGFAMPIREGKAQEIYIVASGEMMAMYAANNISKGISKFANAGGVRLGGIICNSRKVANEQELLDAFAKKLGSQLIYFVPRSPEVTKAEINKQTVIQYDPKAKQADEYRSLAKAIDGNDMFVIPKPMAQEELEAIMMEYGLMDA, from the coding sequence ATGAGACAAGTAGCTATTTATGGAAAAGGTGGAATTGGAAAATCCACAACGACACAAAATCTTACTTCAGGATTAGCAGAGATGGGAAAGCACATAATGGTAGTAGGATGTGATCCAAAAGCAGATTCTACCAGATTACTTTTAGGTGGACTAGCTCAGAAGACAGTTCTTGATACATTGAGGGAAGAAGGAGAAGATGTTGATCTTGAGTCGATCTTGAAGACTGGGTTTGAAGGAATAAAATGCGTTGAATCCGGTGGACCTGAACCAGGAGTTGGATGTGCAGGAAGGGGAATAATAACTTCAATAAATATGCTTGAACAGTTGGGAGCATATACTGATGATTTGGATTATGTATTCTATGACGTACTTGGTGATGTTGTATGTGGAGGATTTGCAATGCCAATACGTGAAGGAAAAGCGCAGGAAATATATATAGTAGCCAGTGGTGAAATGATGGCAATGTATGCAGCAAACAACATATCGAAGGGTATAAGCAAGTTCGCAAATGCAGGTGGAGTTAGATTAGGCGGTATCATATGTAACAGCAGAAAGGTTGCAAATGAGCAAGAATTGCTTGATGCATTTGCTAAAAAACTGGGAAGTCAGTTGATATACTTTGTACCGAGAAGTCCTGAAGTCACAAAGGCAGAAATAAACAAGCAGACTGTTATACAGTATGATCCAAAAGCTAAACAGGCAGATGAATATAGATCACTAGCCAAGGCTATAGATGGAAATGACATGTTTGTAATACCAAAACCTATGGCACAGGAAGAACTGGAAGCAATCATGATGGAATATGGTCTTATGGATGCATAA
- a CDS encoding P-II family nitrogen regulator, with product MLMVKAIIRPEKVTTVLSELCDAGFPAVTKFDVVGRGKQRGVKVGEIFYDEIPKQMLLIVIKDEDKDDIVKIITKNAKTGSKGAFGDGKIFISPVEEAYTISSGTSEL from the coding sequence ATGTTAATGGTAAAAGCTATCATAAGACCGGAGAAGGTTACAACTGTGCTTTCTGAATTATGCGATGCTGGATTTCCAGCAGTTACTAAATTTGATGTGGTTGGTAGAGGTAAACAAAGAGGAGTAAAAGTTGGTGAGATTTTTTATGATGAAATTCCAAAACAAATGCTGCTTATAGTAATAAAAGATGAGGATAAGGATGATATTGTAAAAATTATTACAAAAAACGCCAAAACTGGAAGCAAGGGAGCTTTTGGAGATGGAAAGATATTTATATCTCCTGTAGAAGAGGCATACACGATAAGTTCTGGTACAAGCGAATTATAA
- a CDS encoding P-II family nitrogen regulator has protein sequence MKEVVAIIRINMVGKTKDALAEAGFPSITCKPVLGRGKKKVDFSVIKNYISEEDTAVETDERVMEQLSEVHRLVSKRLIVILTKDEDAKKVVDTIIATNRTGNPGDGKIFVSSVTDAVRIRTEETGDAAI, from the coding sequence ATGAAAGAAGTTGTTGCTATCATTAGAATAAATATGGTAGGCAAGACAAAAGATGCTCTTGCAGAAGCTGGGTTTCCTTCTATTACATGTAAACCGGTACTTGGACGTGGTAAGAAGAAGGTAGATTTTTCTGTAATAAAAAATTATATATCCGAAGAAGATACAGCAGTTGAAACTGATGAAAGAGTTATGGAACAGCTATCTGAAGTTCATAGATTGGTTTCAAAGAGGTTGATTGTGATATTGACAAAAGATGAAGATGCAAAGAAAGTTGTGGATACCATAATAGCTACAAATAGAACAGGAAATCCTGGAGATGGAAAAATATTTGTATCAAGTGTTACAGATGCTGTAAGAATAAGAACAGAAGAAACAGGAGACGCAGCTATTTAG
- the nifD gene encoding nitrogenase molybdenum-iron protein alpha chain, whose amino-acid sequence MKKELNQIIDEVLEPYPAKTYKKRKQHIVVKTEETPNPVIAANIRTIPGVITARGCCYAGCKGVVMGPIKDMVHITHGPVGCSFYTWGGRRFKSKAEEGGQNFNEYVFGTDMQEQNIVFGGVGKLQKSIDEAVEIFHPKAIGIYATCPVGLIGDDIQAVAAASQKKYGIPVLAFSCEGYKGVTQSAGHHIANNTVMSDIIGTGNHEHKKYSVNVLGEYNIGGDSWEIDRILKKIGYNVVATLTGDASYEQIQNAHMADVNLVQCYRSINYIAGMMETKYGIPWIKANFIGVQATSNTLRDLAKVFDDPYLYKKTEEVIAEEVGEIDADIQYYREKLQGRTACLYVGGLRAQTYQELLKDLGIKTILAGHEFGHRDDYEGSDVIPTIKVDADSKNIPEITVHKDEEKYRVILPKERAEALKAEGVQLDRYNGLVAEMEDDTIMIDDINGHELEKFIRELHPDMFLTGIKEKYVIEKMGVLSRQLHSYDYTGPYAGFKGAVIFARELARGVYTPAWKYLTPPWKKEPLIDGEVAEEVAVSGGGK is encoded by the coding sequence ATGAAAAAGGAATTGAATCAAATAATTGATGAAGTTTTGGAACCATATCCGGCTAAAACCTATAAAAAAAGAAAACAGCATATTGTTGTGAAGACAGAAGAAACACCTAATCCGGTTATTGCAGCCAATATAAGAACTATACCAGGAGTAATTACAGCAAGAGGCTGCTGCTATGCAGGGTGTAAGGGAGTTGTCATGGGACCTATCAAGGACATGGTTCATATAACTCACGGTCCGGTAGGATGTTCTTTTTATACCTGGGGCGGAAGAAGATTTAAGTCAAAAGCTGAAGAAGGCGGACAAAATTTCAATGAATATGTTTTTGGTACTGACATGCAGGAGCAAAATATAGTATTTGGCGGAGTTGGAAAACTACAGAAGTCTATAGACGAGGCAGTTGAAATTTTTCATCCAAAAGCCATAGGAATATATGCAACATGTCCTGTTGGACTTATTGGTGACGATATACAGGCAGTTGCAGCTGCATCGCAGAAAAAGTATGGTATACCGGTACTTGCTTTCAGCTGTGAAGGTTATAAAGGAGTAACACAGTCGGCAGGTCATCATATAGCAAACAATACTGTTATGAGTGACATAATTGGAACAGGGAATCATGAACACAAGAAATATTCAGTAAATGTGCTGGGCGAATACAATATTGGCGGTGATTCCTGGGAAATTGATAGAATACTTAAAAAAATAGGCTACAATGTTGTAGCAACACTTACCGGTGATGCAAGCTATGAGCAGATTCAGAATGCACATATGGCAGATGTAAATCTGGTTCAGTGCTACAGATCAATCAACTATATAGCCGGCATGATGGAAACAAAGTATGGAATTCCATGGATTAAGGCCAATTTTATAGGAGTTCAGGCAACAAGCAATACTCTGAGGGATTTGGCAAAAGTTTTTGACGACCCATATTTGTATAAGAAAACAGAAGAAGTTATTGCAGAAGAAGTGGGAGAAATTGATGCCGATATACAATATTATAGAGAAAAGCTCCAGGGAAGAACGGCTTGCCTCTATGTAGGTGGATTAAGAGCCCAGACTTATCAGGAACTGCTCAAGGATCTTGGAATAAAGACTATTCTTGCAGGTCATGAGTTCGGACACCGTGATGACTATGAAGGAAGTGATGTTATTCCGACGATAAAAGTAGATGCAGATAGTAAAAATATACCTGAAATAACTGTTCATAAAGATGAAGAAAAATATCGTGTTATATTGCCAAAAGAAAGGGCAGAAGCTCTTAAGGCAGAAGGTGTACAATTGGACAGGTATAATGGACTTGTAGCAGAAATGGAAGATGACACTATAATGATAGATGATATAAATGGACATGAATTGGAGAAATTTATAAGAGAATTGCATCCTGACATGTTTTTGACAGGAATAAAAGAAAAGTATGTTATTGAGAAAATGGGAGTGTTGTCAAGACAGCTTCATTCCTATGATTATACAGGTCCATATGCAGGATTTAAAGGTGCAGTAATATTTGCAAGAGAGCTTGCAAGAGGAGTTTATACACCGGCATGGAAGTATTTGACTCCACCATGGAAAAAGGAACCATTGATAGATGGAGAAGTAGCAGAAGAAGTAGCCGTTTCAGGAGGTGGAAAGTAA
- the nifK gene encoding nitrogenase molybdenum-iron protein subunit beta has protein sequence MLDATPKELVERKALRINPAKTCQPVGAMYAAFGIHNCLPHSHGSQGCCSYHRTVLSRHFKEPAMASSSSFTEGACVFGGGANIKTAVKNIFAMYNPDIIAIHTTCLSETIGDDLPTYMRDMQIPEGKLVIHTNTPSYVGSHITGFSNMVRSMVEYLSVNSGKKNGKINIIPGFVGPADMKEMKRIFKLMDIPYIIFPDTNGVFDVPNTGDYKIFPKGGTKIEDIVDTGNSDITIAFGNFASEDGAKKLETKCKVPFKTLETPIGIDAMDELLMTLVKLTGKSVPEELEEERGQLLDLMLDSAQYFSGKKIAIAGDPDVVISLTQFVIALGMIPKYVITGTPGKAFEKKIKAMMDEAGIDGVVKANTDLFELHQLIKNEGVDLLVANTYGKFIAREEDIPFVRFGFPIMDRYGHQYTPKIGYSGAIKLVESMCNAMLDKVERECAEEDFEVVR, from the coding sequence ATGTTAGATGCAACGCCAAAAGAATTAGTAGAAAGAAAGGCTTTAAGAATAAATCCAGCTAAAACCTGTCAGCCGGTTGGAGCTATGTATGCAGCTTTCGGAATTCACAACTGTCTGCCGCATAGCCATGGATCGCAGGGATGCTGTTCCTATCACAGGACGGTTCTTTCAAGACATTTTAAAGAGCCGGCAATGGCTTCTTCTAGCTCATTTACTGAGGGAGCTTGTGTATTTGGGGGAGGAGCCAATATCAAAACAGCTGTAAAAAATATATTTGCAATGTATAATCCGGATATAATAGCTATACACACAACATGCCTTTCTGAAACAATAGGAGATGATTTGCCTACCTATATGAGAGATATGCAAATACCTGAAGGAAAGCTTGTTATTCATACTAATACCCCAAGTTATGTTGGATCACATATTACTGGATTTTCAAATATGGTAAGAAGTATGGTTGAATATCTTTCAGTTAACAGCGGAAAGAAGAATGGTAAGATCAATATAATACCTGGATTTGTAGGACCGGCCGATATGAAAGAAATGAAGAGAATATTCAAGCTTATGGATATCCCATATATAATATTCCCTGATACCAATGGAGTATTTGATGTCCCAAATACAGGGGATTATAAAATATTTCCTAAAGGCGGAACAAAAATTGAAGATATAGTAGATACGGGAAATTCAGATATAACTATAGCTTTTGGAAATTTTGCTTCAGAGGATGGAGCCAAGAAGCTGGAAACCAAATGCAAGGTACCTTTTAAAACACTGGAGACTCCTATCGGAATTGATGCCATGGACGAACTCCTGATGACATTGGTCAAATTAACGGGGAAATCCGTACCTGAAGAGCTGGAGGAAGAAAGAGGGCAGTTGCTTGATTTGATGCTTGATAGTGCCCAGTATTTCAGTGGTAAAAAGATAGCTATAGCTGGAGATCCGGATGTCGTTATTTCGCTTACTCAATTTGTCATAGCATTGGGTATGATACCAAAGTATGTTATAACAGGGACCCCGGGTAAAGCGTTTGAGAAAAAAATCAAGGCAATGATGGATGAGGCCGGTATAGATGGGGTTGTGAAAGCCAATACCGATTTGTTTGAATTGCACCAGTTGATAAAAAATGAAGGAGTAGACTTGCTTGTTGCAAATACTTATGGGAAGTTCATTGCAAGAGAGGAAGATATACCGTTTGTCAGGTTTGGATTCCCGATAATGGATAGATATGGACATCAATATACTCCGAAAATCGGATATTCAGGTGCAATAAAGCTGGTTGAATCAATGTGTAATGCTATGCTTGACAAGGTAGAGAGAGAATGTGCAGAAGAAGACTTTGAAGTAGTAAGGTAG
- the nifE gene encoding nitrogenase iron-molybdenum cofactor biosynthesis protein NifE: protein MENRKAEIIEDRKEFVCYNSKDNENKIKCDQNSVSGAVSQRACVYCGARVVLNPITDAFHLIHGPIGCAAYTWDLRGSLSSGSELFRNSFSTDLGETDVIFGGEKKLKDSLDEIVKKFSPKVIFIYATCIVGVIGDDIDAVCKMAEKKYSIRVIPVKSPGFSGNKSMGYRAACDAIIKLIGDKKSSKKVNGINYLGDFNLAGEVWVVENYLKRIGIDIVSKLTGDGKYDEIIKAPEAKLNIVQCAGSMGYLAKRMEELYDIPFIKTSFVGLEDTENSLLQIASIMGDESTVRRAEELIKYEEEKIQPELEYYRGRLKGKKAAIYVGGGYKAISLIKQFRDLGMETVMVGTQTGKPEDYEIIEKITNEGTVILDDANPYELEKFMVEKGADILVGGVKERPLAYKLGVAFCDHNHERKHILGGFQGAVNFAKEIDLTINSPVWQYI from the coding sequence ATGGAAAATAGAAAAGCTGAAATTATAGAAGACAGAAAAGAGTTTGTCTGTTACAATTCCAAAGATAATGAAAATAAAATCAAATGTGATCAAAATAGTGTATCTGGTGCAGTAAGCCAGAGAGCCTGTGTGTATTGCGGTGCCAGAGTAGTTCTAAATCCTATAACTGATGCCTTCCATCTGATTCATGGACCAATAGGATGTGCAGCATATACATGGGATTTAAGAGGCAGCTTGAGCAGCGGTTCTGAATTGTTTAGAAACAGTTTCTCTACGGATTTAGGTGAAACGGACGTCATATTTGGAGGAGAAAAAAAGCTGAAGGATTCTCTGGACGAAATTGTAAAAAAGTTCAGTCCCAAGGTTATTTTCATATATGCAACCTGTATAGTTGGTGTTATTGGTGATGATATAGATGCAGTCTGTAAAATGGCCGAAAAAAAATATTCAATAAGAGTTATACCTGTAAAGTCCCCTGGATTTTCGGGAAACAAGTCAATGGGATATAGGGCTGCCTGTGATGCAATAATAAAACTTATAGGTGATAAGAAGAGCTCAAAAAAAGTAAATGGGATCAACTATCTTGGTGATTTTAATCTGGCAGGGGAAGTATGGGTGGTAGAAAATTACTTGAAAAGAATAGGCATTGATATTGTATCCAAGCTAACAGGTGATGGAAAATATGATGAGATAATAAAAGCTCCTGAAGCTAAACTGAATATAGTTCAATGTGCGGGCTCCATGGGATATCTGGCAAAGAGAATGGAAGAGTTGTATGACATTCCATTTATAAAAACAAGTTTTGTCGGATTGGAAGATACAGAGAACTCACTGCTTCAGATTGCAAGTATCATGGGTGATGAGAGTACAGTACGAAGAGCAGAAGAACTTATAAAATATGAAGAGGAAAAAATACAGCCTGAACTTGAATATTACAGAGGAAGGTTGAAAGGTAAAAAAGCTGCCATATATGTAGGGGGTGGTTATAAAGCCATATCTCTTATAAAACAGTTTAGGGATCTCGGAATGGAAACTGTCATGGTTGGAACCCAGACAGGTAAGCCTGAAGACTATGAAATAATTGAAAAGATTACAAATGAAGGTACTGTAATACTTGATGATGCAAATCCATATGAACTTGAAAAATTTATGGTTGAAAAAGGTGCGGATATTCTGGTAGGAGGAGTTAAAGAGAGACCTCTTGCATATAAACTCGGAGTTGCATTTTGTGACCATAATCATGAGAGAAAGCATATACTTGGAGGATTTCAGGGAGCAGTAAATTTTGCAAAGGAAATAGATTTAACTATAAACAGCCCTGTTTGGCAGTATATATAA